From Ardenticatenales bacterium, one genomic window encodes:
- a CDS encoding LCP family protein, with protein MAPRSSRRPPPRIRLPLWGLALLVLLGIALLFGSAAWLYRTVQGMAASWDVTEPEFVVDGGNAGIQSPPDGNLPPPGITESDPALPVVNIDSQKPWSGHERVTILLLGIDQRCDDTGPTRTDTMMLLTVDPVGLSAATLSLPRDLWVEIPGFEVDRINQAYYLGEIYEYPGGGPALAVETVEATLGINVDFYVTVNFDAFVEIVDLIGGVDVHPPENIEDETYPDRCYGYDPFFLTAGEHHLDGQMALKYARTRATAQGDIDRAARQQEVVLAVRNKVLQLNMLPQLIPQTPRLWQTFQQNVRTNMSPDEAIQLALLIQNIPPDSLQTAVIDYNYVYPETTPDGQQVLVPIRDNIRDLRDRLFVPPAVPTPVIENLPALMAQEQARVSLLNGTTQFGLAGKTQAYLQSFNINVTEIGNADSADYRTTQIIDFGFHPHTTQYLTQLMSLPPLNVSTGTEAEGDYDVLVILGGDWNLPQP; from the coding sequence ATGGCCCCAAGAAGTTCGAGAAGACCGCCACCCCGTATCCGCCTCCCGCTGTGGGGATTGGCGTTGCTTGTTTTGCTGGGCATTGCGCTCCTGTTTGGTAGCGCCGCCTGGTTGTATCGCACGGTGCAGGGTATGGCGGCGTCGTGGGATGTGACCGAACCTGAGTTTGTGGTGGATGGGGGAAATGCCGGCATTCAATCCCCCCCCGATGGCAACCTCCCCCCGCCAGGCATCACCGAATCAGACCCCGCCCTCCCCGTCGTGAACATCGATTCCCAGAAACCATGGTCCGGCCACGAGCGCGTCACCATTTTGCTCCTGGGCATCGATCAACGGTGTGACGACACCGGACCGACGCGCACCGACACCATGATGCTGCTGACCGTGGACCCCGTGGGACTCTCCGCCGCCACGCTCTCCCTGCCGCGCGACCTGTGGGTAGAAATCCCCGGGTTTGAGGTGGACCGCATTAACCAGGCCTACTACCTGGGGGAAATCTACGAATATCCCGGCGGCGGGCCAGCCCTGGCTGTGGAAACCGTTGAGGCCACTTTAGGCATCAACGTGGACTTCTACGTCACGGTCAACTTCGACGCCTTCGTGGAGATTGTTGACCTGATCGGCGGCGTGGACGTTCATCCACCGGAAAACATTGAGGATGAGACCTATCCCGACCGTTGCTATGGCTACGACCCGTTTTTCCTCACCGCGGGCGAACATCATCTCGACGGTCAGATGGCTTTGAAATATGCGCGCACGCGCGCGACGGCCCAGGGCGACATTGACCGCGCCGCGCGGCAGCAGGAAGTCGTGCTGGCCGTGCGGAACAAAGTGCTGCAACTGAATATGCTGCCGCAGCTTATTCCCCAGACGCCGCGCTTGTGGCAAACCTTCCAGCAAAACGTGCGCACCAACATGTCGCCGGATGAAGCGATTCAACTGGCACTGTTGATACAAAACATTCCTCCCGATAGTTTGCAAACCGCCGTAATTGATTACAATTACGTTTACCCGGAAACGACTCCTGATGGACAACAGGTGTTGGTTCCGATTCGTGACAATATCCGCGACCTGCGTGATCGTTTGTTTGTCCCGCCGGCTGTTCCCACGCCTGTGATTGAAAACCTGCCCGCGCTGATGGCGCAGGAACAGGCGCGGGTGTCGCTGTTGAATGGCACAACACAGTTTGGACTGGCGGGCAAAACGCAAGCCTATCTACAATCGTTTAACATAAACGTTACCGAGATTGGCAACGCTGATTCAGCGGACTACCGCACTACCCAAATCATTGACTTCGGCTTTCACCCCCACACGACACAATATCTGACACAACTCATGTCGTTGCCGCCGCTCAATGTCAGCACTGGCACGGAAGCGGAGGGTGATTATGATGTTCTGGTGATTTTGGGAGGTGATTGGAATTTGCCACAGCCGTAA
- the rsmI gene encoding 16S rRNA (cytidine(1402)-2'-O)-methyltransferase, which translates to MTLYLVGTPIGNLEDITLRALRVLREVSLIAAEDTRHTARLLRHYDITTPMLSYHEYSSAQRLAGLVARLQEEDVALVSDAGMPGLSDPGYRLVRAALDAGISVIPIPGASAATTALIASGLPTDSFLFLGFLPRRRAARQSALAAIATLPHTLILYEAPHRLRDVLQDVLHVLGDRALCVGRELTKMYEEIWRGSVSAALQTFTAEAIRGEFTLVVAGATAREEAWDEAAVREALARELAAGFSHKEAAAIVAAAAGWRKRDVYALKHETGAV; encoded by the coding sequence ATGACGCTTTATCTGGTTGGCACGCCGATTGGCAATTTGGAAGATATTACGCTGCGGGCGCTGCGCGTGCTGCGCGAGGTGTCGTTGATTGCCGCGGAAGATACGCGGCATACGGCGCGGTTGTTGCGGCATTACGACATTACGACGCCGATGCTCAGTTATCATGAGTATAGTTCGGCGCAGCGGTTGGCGGGGTTGGTGGCCCGTTTGCAGGAGGAGGATGTGGCGTTGGTGTCGGATGCCGGCATGCCCGGCCTCTCAGACCCTGGTTATCGGTTGGTGCGGGCGGCGTTGGATGCCGGCATTTCCGTCATCCCCATCCCCGGAGCCAGCGCCGCCACCACCGCCCTCATCGCCAGCGGCCTGCCCACCGACAGCTTCCTCTTCCTCGGCTTCCTTCCCCGCCGCCGTGCCGCGCGCCAATCCGCCCTCGCCGCCATCGCCACCTTGCCGCACACCCTCATCCTGTACGAAGCCCCGCACCGCCTGCGCGACGTGCTGCAAGATGTGCTGCACGTGCTGGGCGACCGCGCGCTGTGCGTAGGACGCGAGCTAACGAAAATGTACGAAGAAATCTGGCGCGGCAGCGTCAGCGCGGCGCTGCAAACGTTCACGGCGGAAGCCATTCGCGGGGAGTTTACGCTGGTGGTCGCCGGGGCCACGGCACGGGAAGAGGCTTGGGACGAGGCGGCAGTACGGGAGGCACTGGCGCGCGAATTGGCGGCCGGTTTTAGCCACAAGGAAGCGGCGGCCATCGTCGCTGCCGCCGCCGGCTGGCGCAAGCGAGACGTATACGCGCTGAAACACGAGACCGGCGCAGTCTGA
- a CDS encoding SurA N-terminal domain-containing protein, with protein MKWQRYIVGILLIGLLAACGDKNSAEDPTTAVAVATSSSAADITLPPPATTVPPSPTSIPPTPTPMEPLAAVVNGQPIFLAFFEKELARYEQGQIALGLAPTADTAADRATVLHTLIEQTLIAQAAAARNIAITPDMVTQKLAELKASAVDEASFQAWLQANQWTEEEFRDALAVDMLTERMKTELTADVPYAVPQVHARYIQVNDAALAQSLLEQIRAGGDFADLARQYSLDRHTGENGGDLDFFPAGTLLVPAVDQAAQSLEVDQVSEVIVAVGSDGSETYYIIQVLEKDPQRALTPQQRAVMLQETFEQWLDGLWANADITRYVDAGG; from the coding sequence ATGAAATGGCAGCGATACATCGTCGGAATTTTGCTGATCGGGCTGTTGGCGGCCTGTGGCGACAAGAATAGCGCGGAAGACCCCACAACAGCCGTCGCTGTCGCCACCTCCAGCAGCGCCGCGGACATCACCCTTCCGCCGCCCGCCACCACCGTGCCTCCCAGCCCAACCTCTATTCCCCCTACGCCCACCCCCATGGAGCCGTTGGCCGCCGTGGTGAACGGGCAGCCCATTTTCCTGGCCTTTTTCGAGAAAGAATTGGCGCGCTATGAGCAAGGGCAGATTGCGCTGGGGTTGGCGCCGACGGCGGACACAGCGGCGGACCGCGCCACCGTGCTGCATACGCTCATTGAGCAAACGCTGATCGCGCAGGCGGCGGCGGCGCGGAATATCGCCATCACCCCGGACATGGTGACGCAGAAACTGGCGGAGTTGAAAGCGTCCGCCGTGGACGAGGCCAGTTTCCAGGCGTGGTTGCAGGCGAATCAATGGACCGAAGAGGAGTTCCGGGACGCGCTGGCCGTGGATATGCTCACGGAGCGGATGAAGACGGAACTCACCGCCGACGTGCCTTACGCCGTGCCGCAAGTACATGCCCGCTACATCCAGGTGAATGATGCCGCTTTGGCCCAATCGCTGCTGGAGCAGATTCGCGCCGGCGGCGATTTTGCGGACCTGGCACGGCAGTATTCGCTCGACCGACACACGGGCGAAAACGGCGGCGATCTGGATTTCTTCCCGGCGGGGACGCTGCTCGTGCCGGCAGTGGATCAGGCGGCCCAATCGCTGGAAGTAGACCAGGTAAGCGAGGTGATCGTGGCCGTGGGCAGCGATGGCAGCGAGACGTACTACATCATTCAGGTATTGGAAAAGGACCCGCAGCGGGCGCTGACGCCACAGCAGCGCGCGGTAATGCTGCAAGAGACGTTTGAGCAGTGGCTGGATGGCTTATGGGCCAACGCGGATATTACGCGATACGTGGATGCGGGTGGATAG